In Caproiciproducens sp. NJN-50, the following are encoded in one genomic region:
- a CDS encoding hemolysin family protein, translated as MSSDPDGQTIPLLLAASGASRADSPFAAVLLLIVLILINAFFSASEIAVITMNDAKIEKMAEDGNRRAQKLQKLTVNSSRFFSTIQIGVTLAGFLTSASASESFSDDLAALLSFLPFSPSFIKGASTLLITLLLSYFSLVFGELVPKQVAMKRAEELSFHFAGVLSAVASVFRPVVSLLTASTNVVLRFLGVDPDSGGQTVTEEEILMMVDAGEEKGVLNENEKDMISNIFEFSDLTVDEAMTHRTDVIAAEDTDSVGDAVTLAMDNGYSRIPVFHEDLDSITGIIYVKDLLKYVGKQVEPGIRLTDVMRPAYFVPESKLCGELFSDMTAHHVQIAVVVDEYGGTEGIITMEDLLEAIVGSIQDEYDNEAEEIHRDGENRFDVEGTAPVDEVSEMLGVDLPEGDYDTVAGLMMERLGRLPRENEHPQVKLDGLTLTVAAMEERRIARILIEKDAPVPKTQPEPGKSGN; from the coding sequence ATGTCATCCGACCCTGACGGGCAAACGATTCCGTTGCTGTTGGCGGCTTCCGGGGCATCCCGCGCGGATTCTCCGTTTGCCGCCGTGCTGCTTCTCATCGTTCTGATCCTGATCAATGCCTTTTTTTCCGCGAGTGAAATCGCAGTCATCACCATGAATGACGCCAAAATTGAAAAGATGGCGGAGGACGGGAACCGAAGAGCCCAGAAACTGCAAAAACTCACCGTGAACTCCAGCCGCTTTTTTTCCACGATTCAGATTGGCGTCACGCTGGCCGGCTTTCTGACGTCGGCCTCCGCCTCGGAGAGCTTTTCGGACGATCTTGCCGCTCTCCTGAGCTTCCTGCCTTTTTCTCCCTCTTTCATCAAGGGTGCTTCGACGCTTCTCATTACGCTTCTGCTGTCTTATTTCTCCCTGGTTTTTGGGGAGCTGGTGCCGAAACAGGTCGCGATGAAGCGTGCGGAGGAGCTTTCGTTTCACTTCGCGGGCGTGCTTTCCGCCGTTGCGTCCGTCTTCCGCCCCGTCGTTTCCCTGCTGACCGCCTCCACGAACGTCGTGCTGCGTTTTCTTGGCGTGGACCCGGACAGCGGCGGGCAGACCGTCACGGAGGAGGAGATTCTCATGATGGTGGACGCCGGAGAGGAAAAAGGGGTCCTGAACGAAAATGAAAAGGACATGATCTCGAACATTTTCGAGTTCAGCGATCTCACGGTGGACGAGGCCATGACGCACCGGACGGACGTGATTGCCGCCGAGGACACGGACTCCGTCGGAGACGCGGTGACGCTGGCAATGGACAACGGCTACTCCCGCATCCCCGTTTTCCACGAGGACCTGGACAGCATTACCGGGATCATCTATGTCAAGGATCTGCTCAAATATGTGGGAAAACAGGTAGAGCCCGGAATCCGCCTGACGGATGTGATGCGCCCGGCTTATTTTGTCCCTGAAAGCAAGCTCTGCGGCGAGCTCTTTTCCGATATGACGGCGCATCACGTGCAGATCGCCGTGGTTGTCGACGAATACGGCGGCACGGAGGGGATCATCACGATGGAAGATCTTCTCGAGGCAATCGTCGGCAGCATTCAGGACGAATACGACAACGAGGCAGAGGAGATCCACCGGGACGGCGAGAACCGGTTCGACGTGGAGGGGACCGCGCCGGTGGACGAGGTCTCGGAAATGCTGGGCGTCGATCTGCCGGAGGGGGACTATGATACTGTCGCCGGGCTGATGATGGAACGGCTGGGGAGGCTGCCGCGGGAAAACGAGCATCCGCAGGTGAAGCTCGACGGCCTGACGCTGACCGTCGCCGCGATGGAAGAGCGAAGAATCGCGAGGATCCTGATCGAAAAGGACGCGCCCGTTCCCAAAACGCAGCCGGAACCGGGAAAAAGCGGGAATTAA
- the nifJ gene encoding pyruvate:ferredoxin (flavodoxin) oxidoreductase, with translation MDSRKMKTMDGNNAAAYVSYAFTDVAAIYPITPSSVMADETDKYAAAGKKNLFGRQVQITEMQSEAGASGAVHGSLAAGALTTTYTASQGLLLMIPNMYKIAGEFLPAVMHVSARSLSTQALCIFGDHSDIYACRQTGFAMICSNSPQECMDLGAVAHLSAIKGSMPVMHFFDGFRTSHEIQKIHIWDDKDLGELLDWNAVEKFRRDSMNPEHPVTKGTSENDDLFFQVNEASNSHYDAFPEVVVDYMNKVNAKIGTDYKPFNYYGAPDATEVIIAMGSVCECAEEVVDYLNAAGEKVGLVKVHLYRPFVAKYLLDVLPKTVKKISVLDRTKERGSIGEPLYLDIVAAFKDTEFATTPVYTGRYGLGSKDTNPGQIVAVYRNMQSASPRKRFTIGITDDVTNLSLEVKENPDTTAKGTHSCKFWGLGADGTVGANKNSIKIIGDHTDMYAQGYFAYDSKKSGGLTISHLRFGAKPIKSTYYVTKADFVACHKPSYVESFDMVQDIKPGGSFLLNCEWESVEELDKHLPGKMKKYIADNSINFYTINGVKLGKELGLGARINTVLQSAFFAIADIIPKEQAIQYMKDAATKSYSKKGEKVVAMNHAAIERGATDFAKVNVPASWKNAADDSVVPTATGSDKELVNYVNKVLIPANRYKGNEIPVSDLMPMANGTVPAGSAAYEKRGIAIDVPQWIPENCIQCNTCSYVCPHAVIRPVVMTEEEAAKAPAGMKFKDMTLMKGYKFGITISTLDCTGCGSCATVCPGMRGNKALEMKPMDTQLDGQEYYDFGLSLPEKPEVAAKFKPTSVKGSQFKKPLLEYSGACAGCGETPYAKLITQLFGDRMYIANATGCSSIWGGSAPATPYTRNAKGFGPAWNNSLFEDNAEFGYGMALANKAIRGRLQEYVDKIAASADASEALKSACAEWKATFGSSLENREPADKLIAELEKAASGSGELAGLAKKTLEDKDYLAKKSIWIFGGDGWAYDIGYGGLDHVLASGEDVNVFVFDTEVYSNTGGQASKSTPIGSVAQFAATGKSTKKKDLPGMAMTYGYVYVAHVAMGADYNQTIKAIAEAESYHGPSLIIGYAPCINQGIKKGMSKSQIEEKEAVASGYWKNFRYDPRLAEEGKNPFQLDSKAPTASYRDFIMGEVRYNSLTRAFPERAEELFQKAEKVAKEDYEHLEKLSKM, from the coding sequence ATGGATTCAAGAAAAATGAAAACCATGGACGGCAACAACGCCGCAGCATATGTGTCATATGCGTTTACCGACGTCGCTGCCATCTACCCGATCACGCCTTCTTCCGTCATGGCGGATGAGACGGACAAGTACGCCGCAGCAGGCAAGAAAAACCTGTTCGGCAGGCAGGTCCAGATCACGGAGATGCAGTCCGAGGCCGGTGCATCCGGCGCAGTGCACGGATCCCTGGCGGCAGGCGCGCTGACCACGACCTACACCGCCTCCCAAGGTCTTCTGCTCATGATCCCAAACATGTACAAGATCGCCGGCGAATTCCTTCCGGCCGTCATGCATGTCTCGGCCCGTTCGCTCTCGACGCAGGCGCTGTGCATCTTCGGCGACCACTCGGACATTTACGCGTGCCGCCAGACGGGCTTTGCCATGATCTGCTCGAACAGCCCGCAGGAATGCATGGATCTGGGCGCCGTCGCGCATCTTTCCGCCATCAAGGGAAGCATGCCGGTCATGCACTTCTTCGACGGGTTCCGCACCTCCCACGAGATTCAGAAAATCCACATCTGGGACGACAAGGATCTCGGCGAACTGCTCGACTGGAACGCCGTTGAGAAATTCCGCAGGGATTCCATGAACCCGGAGCATCCGGTGACAAAGGGCACCAGCGAAAACGACGACCTGTTTTTCCAGGTCAATGAAGCCAGCAACAGCCACTACGACGCTTTCCCCGAAGTCGTCGTGGACTATATGAACAAAGTCAACGCGAAGATCGGCACCGATTACAAGCCGTTCAACTACTACGGCGCGCCGGACGCGACGGAAGTCATCATCGCGATGGGCAGCGTGTGCGAATGCGCGGAGGAAGTCGTCGACTACCTGAACGCGGCAGGTGAGAAAGTCGGCCTGGTCAAAGTCCATCTGTACCGTCCTTTCGTCGCGAAATATCTGCTCGACGTTCTGCCGAAGACGGTCAAGAAGATCAGCGTCCTCGACCGCACGAAAGAGCGCGGCTCCATCGGCGAACCGCTGTACCTCGATATCGTCGCCGCCTTCAAGGACACCGAATTCGCCACGACCCCGGTCTACACCGGCCGCTACGGCCTCGGCTCCAAGGACACCAATCCTGGCCAGATCGTCGCCGTTTACCGCAATATGCAGTCCGCTTCCCCGAGGAAGCGCTTCACGATCGGCATCACCGACGACGTGACCAACCTTTCGCTCGAGGTCAAGGAAAATCCGGACACCACCGCGAAGGGCACCCACTCCTGCAAATTCTGGGGCCTCGGCGCGGACGGCACCGTCGGCGCGAACAAGAACTCCATCAAAATTATCGGCGACCACACCGACATGTATGCACAGGGCTATTTCGCCTACGACTCCAAGAAATCCGGCGGCCTGACCATCTCCCACCTGCGTTTCGGAGCCAAGCCGATCAAGTCCACCTATTATGTCACCAAAGCGGATTTCGTCGCGTGCCACAAGCCTTCTTACGTCGAATCCTTCGACATGGTTCAGGACATCAAGCCCGGCGGAAGCTTCCTGCTCAACTGCGAATGGGAGTCCGTCGAGGAGCTTGACAAGCACCTGCCCGGCAAGATGAAGAAATATATCGCCGACAACAGCATCAACTTCTACACCATCAACGGCGTGAAGCTTGGCAAGGAGCTCGGCCTGGGCGCCCGCATCAACACGGTCCTGCAGTCCGCGTTTTTCGCGATCGCCGACATCATCCCGAAGGAACAGGCCATCCAGTATATGAAGGACGCCGCCACAAAGTCCTACAGCAAAAAGGGCGAAAAGGTTGTCGCGATGAACCACGCCGCCATTGAGCGCGGCGCGACCGATTTCGCGAAGGTCAACGTTCCGGCCTCCTGGAAAAACGCAGCCGACGATTCCGTTGTCCCGACCGCAACCGGCAGCGACAAAGAGCTCGTCAACTACGTCAACAAGGTCCTGATCCCGGCCAACCGCTACAAGGGCAACGAGATCCCGGTCTCCGACCTGATGCCGATGGCAAACGGCACCGTTCCGGCCGGTTCCGCCGCCTATGAGAAGCGCGGCATCGCGATCGACGTTCCGCAGTGGATTCCGGAAAACTGCATTCAGTGCAACACCTGCTCTTATGTCTGCCCGCACGCGGTCATCCGTCCGGTCGTCATGACCGAGGAAGAAGCCGCCAAAGCGCCGGCCGGCATGAAGTTCAAGGACATGACCCTGATGAAGGGCTACAAGTTCGGCATCACGATCTCCACTCTGGACTGCACGGGCTGCGGCTCCTGCGCGACGGTCTGCCCGGGCATGAGGGGCAACAAGGCGCTTGAGATGAAGCCGATGGACACCCAGCTGGACGGCCAGGAATATTACGACTTCGGCCTGAGCCTGCCGGAAAAGCCGGAAGTTGCCGCAAAGTTCAAGCCCACCAGCGTCAAGGGCAGCCAGTTCAAGAAACCGCTGCTTGAGTACTCCGGCGCCTGCGCGGGCTGCGGCGAGACTCCTTACGCGAAGCTGATCACACAGCTGTTCGGCGACAGGATGTACATCGCCAATGCGACCGGATGCTCCTCGATCTGGGGCGGCTCCGCTCCGGCGACCCCGTACACCAGGAACGCGAAAGGCTTCGGCCCCGCGTGGAACAATTCCCTGTTTGAGGACAACGCCGAGTTCGGCTACGGCATGGCTCTTGCCAACAAAGCCATCCGCGGCAGGCTCCAGGAATACGTCGACAAGATTGCCGCTTCCGCCGACGCCTCCGAAGCTCTGAAGAGCGCGTGCGCGGAGTGGAAGGCCACCTTCGGCAGCAGCCTTGAAAACCGCGAGCCGGCCGACAAGCTGATTGCGGAACTGGAAAAGGCCGCTTCCGGCAGCGGCGAGCTGGCCGGGCTTGCCAAGAAGACGCTGGAAGACAAGGACTATCTTGCGAAGAAGTCCATCTGGATCTTCGGCGGCGACGGCTGGGCCTATGACATCGGTTACGGCGGATTGGATCACGTCCTCGCTTCCGGCGAAGACGTCAACGTCTTCGTCTTCGATACCGAGGTGTACTCCAACACCGGTGGGCAGGCTTCCAAGTCCACCCCGATCGGTTCGGTGGCGCAGTTTGCCGCAACCGGCAAGTCCACGAAGAAGAAGGATCTGCCCGGCATGGCCATGACCTACGGCTACGTCTACGTCGCGCATGTCGCGATGGGCGCCGACTACAACCAGACGATCAAGGCCATTGCGGAAGCTGAAAGCTATCATGGTCCTTCCCTCATCATCGGCTACGCCCCCTGCATCAATCAGGGCATCAAAAAGGGCATGAGCAAATCCCAGATCGAGGAAAAGGAAGCCGTCGCTTCCGGTTACTGGAAGAACTTCCGCTACGATCCCCGCCTGGCTGAAGAGGGCAAGAATCCGTTCCAGCTCGACAGCAAGGCTCCGACGGCATCTTACCGCGACTTTATTATGGGCGAAGTACGCTACAACTCCCTGACCCGCGCCTTCCCGGAGCGCGCCGAGGAACTGTTCCAGAAAGCGGAAAAAGTAGCGAAAGAGGATTACGAGCATCTCGAGAAGCTCTCAAAGATGTAA
- a CDS encoding CBS domain-containing protein, giving the protein MKVKDIMTKDVACVGSEDTIEQAAQLMKQYHVGSIPVCRQKQVVGIVTDRDITLRATARKQGSDRKVSEVMSSNPVLGNPEMDVREAAKIMSEQQIRRLPVVEQNQLVGIVALGDISVSQDSQGSAGQALNGISQPGGQG; this is encoded by the coding sequence ATGAAGGTAAAGGATATTATGACCAAGGATGTCGCCTGTGTCGGTTCCGAAGATACCATCGAACAGGCGGCGCAGCTGATGAAGCAGTACCATGTGGGGTCAATTCCCGTCTGCCGGCAGAAGCAGGTCGTCGGCATTGTGACGGACCGGGATATCACTCTCCGTGCCACCGCGCGGAAGCAGGGCTCGGACCGGAAAGTTTCGGAAGTGATGAGTTCCAATCCGGTGCTGGGGAATCCGGAAATGGACGTGCGGGAGGCCGCGAAGATCATGAGCGAACAGCAGATCCGCCGTCTGCCGGTTGTTGAGCAGAACCAGCTGGTCGGCATCGTCGCGCTGGGTGATATTTCCGTTTCGCAGGACTCGCAGGGCAGCGCGGGACAGGCTCTGAACGGAATTTCGCAGCCGGGCGGCCAGGGATGA
- a CDS encoding C10 family peptidase: MLRSWKKAVSPVLVFALSMMVCVPAFADSPLTATSYAAESDNAKSSGTERIESFVDTKIDAANAKISVSNTKILHDFAGNEYKLVECSPAGYYIIHPESGIVVESSVQSQSPYEGLNADLYYGGPTYYYVKSGNSYKHTILGTIISDADAAAQDCQKINKALISQTNKVVSDYLNGKTSKSPTNQLQSAGKNHWVNSYTWFRNHKSGFGYVSGGYCGYVAANLILKYWDNCRGKIKLSSRDRPVNSTTLTNDLIDVGKDDGYGASTYAVDIAKVINDFCYNNSLPQSASWHVGTSGMINEMNYYKRPVILFGNLEGAGNHAVVAYGYNEDENPGDYTFICHFGWNGSSEVHICSLPDGTSIFGSNAQYNIS, from the coding sequence ATGTTAAGGAGTTGGAAAAAGGCTGTCAGTCCGGTTCTGGTTTTCGCGCTGTCCATGATGGTGTGCGTGCCCGCCTTCGCGGATTCACCACTTACTGCAACATCCTATGCGGCTGAATCTGATAACGCAAAAAGCTCTGGTACAGAACGGATAGAATCATTTGTGGATACAAAAATTGATGCAGCTAATGCAAAAATATCAGTAAGCAATACAAAGATTCTACATGATTTTGCCGGAAATGAATATAAACTAGTTGAATGTAGTCCTGCTGGCTATTATATTATTCATCCGGAATCCGGCATTGTTGTTGAGTCGTCTGTCCAATCTCAATCTCCATATGAAGGATTAAATGCTGATTTGTATTACGGTGGACCCACATATTATTATGTTAAATCCGGGAATAGTTATAAACATACTATATTAGGAACAATTATTTCGGATGCAGATGCAGCCGCTCAAGATTGTCAAAAAATCAATAAAGCGCTGATCTCTCAGACAAATAAAGTAGTTTCAGATTATTTGAATGGCAAGACTTCTAAATCACCAACAAATCAACTGCAATCCGCGGGAAAAAATCATTGGGTTAATTCTTATACTTGGTTTCGTAATCACAAATCTGGATTCGGATATGTTAGTGGAGGCTACTGCGGATACGTTGCTGCAAACCTTATTTTAAAATACTGGGATAATTGCCGCGGAAAGATTAAACTTTCTTCTCGGGATAGACCAGTTAATAGCACCACATTAACTAATGACCTGATTGATGTTGGTAAGGATGATGGTTACGGTGCATCAACATACGCTGTGGATATTGCCAAGGTAATCAACGATTTTTGCTATAATAACAGTCTGCCACAAAGTGCAAGCTGGCACGTAGGTACTAGTGGCATGATAAATGAAATGAATTATTATAAACGTCCAGTAATTCTCTTTGGTAACTTGGAGGGCGCGGGAAATCATGCCGTTGTTGCATATGGCTATAATGAAGATGAAAATCCAGGAGATTATACGTTCATATGTCATTTTGGTTGGAATGGTAGTTCAGAAGTTCATATCTGCTCTTTGCCAGATGGTACTAGTATTTTTGGGAGCAATGCACAATATAACATTTCATAA